In one window of Chthoniobacterales bacterium DNA:
- the glp gene encoding gephyrin-like molybdotransferase Glp: MITEDEALKRIMASVRPLPPRTVPLIEAREQFAASDVLARVALPAFDNSAMDGYAVVAGACADGKGQRVVGEQPAGVDRGLRLAAGAAIRIFTGAPIPAGADAVVMQEDVRTEESQIFVNTTVEPGEFIRRRGCDLSEGQKILEAGARIRSQTLALLAAQGLAEIAVGGAVRVSIVTTGDELVPPGGSLEPGQIFESNSILLRALAERHGATVADVQHCPDDAAAIEAALRKGLDHHVLLVIGGISVGARDLVKPALKAVGAQTDLWRVLVKPGKPFLFGRAGQCSIFGLPGNPVSAFVTFLIFVRPAILRLMGAHEDELAFPQTEATLAGELTNEGDRPHYVRGRLVDGRFGVVGRQESHALYGLSRANALLRVAPGENLRSGAIVPVVKLD; the protein is encoded by the coding sequence ATGATTACCGAAGATGAGGCGCTCAAGCGCATTATGGCAAGCGTTCGGCCGCTGCCGCCGCGGACCGTGCCGCTGATCGAGGCGCGGGAACAGTTTGCCGCTTCCGATGTATTGGCGCGGGTGGCGCTGCCAGCCTTCGACAATTCCGCGATGGATGGTTACGCCGTTGTGGCCGGCGCCTGCGCGGATGGAAAGGGCCAGCGCGTCGTCGGCGAACAACCCGCCGGGGTGGATCGCGGGCTTCGCCTCGCCGCAGGGGCGGCGATTCGAATTTTTACCGGCGCCCCCATCCCGGCAGGGGCAGACGCCGTCGTGATGCAGGAGGACGTGCGAACCGAGGAATCGCAAATTTTCGTGAACACAACGGTTGAGCCCGGTGAGTTTATTCGCCGGCGCGGCTGCGACCTGAGCGAGGGGCAAAAAATTCTCGAAGCCGGCGCTCGCATCCGCTCGCAGACCCTGGCGTTGCTGGCGGCGCAAGGTCTTGCCGAAATTGCAGTGGGCGGCGCCGTCCGGGTGTCGATCGTCACGACCGGCGACGAACTTGTGCCACCGGGGGGATCGCTCGAACCGGGACAGATTTTCGAGAGCAATTCTATTCTCCTGCGAGCGCTTGCCGAAAGGCACGGTGCGACGGTGGCGGACGTGCAGCATTGCCCGGATGACGCGGCTGCCATCGAGGCTGCGTTACGAAAAGGATTGGACCACCATGTCTTGCTGGTAATCGGCGGCATCTCGGTCGGCGCGCGTGATCTCGTAAAGCCCGCTCTCAAGGCGGTGGGCGCCCAAACCGATTTGTGGCGCGTCCTGGTCAAGCCGGGAAAGCCGTTCCTCTTTGGCCGCGCCGGCCAATGCTCGATCTTCGGGCTGCCGGGCAACCCGGTTTCGGCGTTCGTGACCTTTCTCATCTTTGTTCGCCCCGCAATCCTGCGTCTGATGGGTGCGCACGAAGACGAGCTCGCCTTCCCGCAAACGGAAGCAACCCTCGCCGGCGAACTAACGAACGAAGGGGACCGTCCGCATTACGTTCGCGGCCGGCTGGTCGATGGGAGGTTTGGGGTCGTGGGCCGGCAGGAATCGCACGCCCTCTACGGTTTGAGCCGGGCCAACGCCCTTCTTCGGGTTGCGCCCGGGGAGAATCTTCGAAGCGGAGCCATCGTTCCGGTCGTCAAGCTGGATTGA
- a CDS encoding FlgO family outer membrane protein, producing the protein MSDPDSTSSDPTMLVTSGGNRAIGGYEIEGELGRGGMGVVYRAWQRKLNRIVALKMLTGYYGPPELKRFFAEAETAAGLHHANIIHVYDVGEHDGAPYFAMEYVKGGSLADRLRAGILTPRETAQLLVPVARALDFAHQNQVVHRDMKPANILLDPQGVPKVTDFGIAKRLTAETALTLTGAVIGTPVYMAPEQARGTSRDVGAAADIYSLGAILYEMLAGRPPFLPDESDTSIMVRVATENPASPTRHRAGVPRDLETICLKCLAKEPAERYPTAAAFADDLERFLDDKPIDARRVSRVFRKGRRKLALVVSLLALLAVGFLLFPSARSKFAKITESSPVAPAIPEKSIAVLPFESLSTNQENSFFTDGVQDEILTNLAKVADLKVISRTSVMQYKNTASRNLPEIGQALKVAHVLIGSVQRDSNRVRVTAQLIDARTDAHLWAEHYDRPLDDVFAIQSEIAKKIVEQLRAKLSAGEKAAIEQPPTINLEAWDLYNQAKAIIATSAFGAGFKDKLTRAANLLDQAVAKDPNFLLAYCDLAWVHDFAYFSGVDHTPARLALAEQAIQNALRLRPDSGEAHLAQAQHLYQAYLDYDRALVELTIASRTLPNDPRIFEFSGYIIRRQGRQEEGLRHLQRAIELDPRNFGTLQQIALSYEGLRRYAEMVEVLERALSIVPEDIDTKISRAQAFLDWKADTRPLHVEIEALLEKQPTAGASFADNWLYLALCERDHAAALRALAALGEHTFGPDAILFSPKFGEGLAARVRGDTAGAQAAFAAARVQQEKVLAAQNDYPPALCVLGLIDAGLGRKEDALREGRRAAEMLPIEKDALNGVRVREFLAIIYAWVGEKGLATEQLEAVTKFPASSSYGQLRLHPYWDPLRGDARFEKIVASFAPHAPKK; encoded by the coding sequence GTGTCTGATCCTGACTCTACTTCATCCGATCCGACGATGCTGGTGACGAGCGGCGGCAACCGCGCCATCGGTGGTTACGAAATCGAGGGAGAACTCGGGCGCGGCGGGATGGGCGTGGTTTACCGCGCCTGGCAGCGAAAGCTGAACCGGATCGTCGCCCTCAAAATGTTGACCGGCTATTACGGTCCGCCCGAACTAAAGCGCTTCTTCGCGGAGGCAGAGACCGCCGCCGGCCTGCACCACGCCAACATCATCCACGTTTACGACGTTGGAGAACACGACGGCGCTCCGTATTTCGCGATGGAATATGTAAAAGGCGGTTCGCTGGCGGATCGTCTCCGGGCTGGGATCCTGACGCCCCGCGAAACGGCGCAGCTTTTGGTCCCGGTCGCGCGCGCCCTGGATTTCGCGCATCAAAACCAGGTCGTTCATCGGGACATGAAGCCGGCCAACATTCTGCTCGATCCGCAAGGCGTGCCGAAGGTGACCGATTTCGGAATCGCCAAGCGGCTCACGGCGGAGACTGCGCTCACCCTGACCGGAGCGGTCATTGGCACGCCGGTTTACATGGCGCCGGAACAGGCGCGGGGGACGAGCCGCGATGTCGGCGCCGCGGCGGACATCTATTCGCTCGGCGCGATTCTCTACGAAATGCTGGCCGGCCGGCCGCCGTTTTTGCCGGACGAAAGCGACACCTCCATCATGGTCCGGGTGGCGACCGAGAACCCGGCCTCTCCCACCCGGCATCGGGCTGGTGTCCCTCGCGATCTCGAAACGATTTGCCTGAAATGCCTCGCGAAAGAACCAGCGGAGCGCTACCCCACCGCGGCTGCTTTTGCCGACGACCTGGAACGATTTCTCGATGACAAACCGATCGATGCCCGCCGGGTTTCGAGAGTTTTCCGAAAGGGGCGCCGCAAACTCGCCCTGGTTGTTTCCCTTCTCGCTCTTCTGGCCGTTGGCTTCCTTCTTTTTCCCTCGGCCCGTTCGAAGTTCGCGAAAATAACCGAATCGAGCCCGGTCGCGCCGGCAATCCCGGAGAAATCGATCGCCGTGCTTCCGTTCGAAAGCCTGAGCACAAACCAGGAGAACTCTTTTTTCACGGACGGCGTGCAGGACGAAATCCTGACCAACCTGGCCAAGGTCGCCGACTTGAAAGTCATCAGCCGCACCAGCGTGATGCAATACAAGAACACCGCCAGCCGGAATCTCCCCGAAATCGGGCAGGCCTTGAAGGTTGCGCATGTCCTCATCGGAAGCGTGCAGCGCGATAGCAATCGCGTACGGGTCACCGCACAGTTAATCGACGCCCGGACGGACGCCCACCTTTGGGCGGAGCATTACGATCGCCCGCTGGACGACGTCTTTGCGATCCAAAGCGAGATCGCGAAAAAAATTGTCGAGCAGTTGCGGGCAAAACTTTCCGCCGGCGAAAAGGCCGCGATCGAGCAGCCGCCGACGATCAACCTGGAAGCCTGGGATCTTTACAATCAGGCCAAAGCAATCATCGCCACGAGCGCGTTCGGCGCCGGCTTTAAAGACAAGCTCACCCGGGCGGCCAATTTGTTGGATCAGGCGGTGGCGAAAGACCCGAATTTCCTTCTCGCCTATTGCGACCTCGCCTGGGTTCACGATTTCGCTTATTTCAGCGGCGTCGACCACACGCCGGCCCGGCTGGCGCTGGCGGAGCAAGCGATCCAAAACGCGCTCCGCTTGCGGCCCGACAGCGGCGAGGCCCACCTGGCCCAGGCGCAACACCTGTATCAGGCCTACCTCGATTACGATCGCGCGCTCGTTGAGCTGACGATCGCGAGCCGGACCCTGCCGAACGATCCGCGTATTTTTGAATTCAGCGGCTACATCATTCGCCGCCAGGGCCGGCAGGAGGAAGGCCTCCGGCATCTCCAACGCGCCATCGAGCTTGATCCACGTAACTTCGGCACGCTCCAACAAATTGCCCTGAGTTATGAGGGCCTGCGTCGTTACGCGGAAATGGTCGAAGTCCTGGAACGGGCGCTCTCGATTGTGCCGGAGGATATCGACACGAAAATATCACGCGCCCAGGCGTTCCTCGATTGGAAGGCTGACACCCGTCCCTTGCATGTGGAGATTGAGGCACTGCTGGAGAAACAACCGACGGCCGGCGCCAGCTTTGCCGATAATTGGCTTTACCTGGCCTTGTGCGAGCGGGACCACGCCGCCGCGCTTCGCGCCCTGGCTGCTTTGGGAGAACATACCTTTGGGCCTGACGCGATCCTGTTCAGTCCGAAGTTCGGGGAAGGTTTGGCCGCGCGGGTTCGCGGCGATACCGCCGGGGCGCAGGCCGCTTTCGCCGCCGCGCGCGTGCAACAGGAAAAGGTGCTCGCGGCCCAGAACGATTATCCGCCGGCGCTTTGCGTGCTGGGATTGATTGATGCCGGGCTCGGGCGCAAAGAGGACGCGTTACGAGAAGGACGGCGCGCGGCGGAGATGCTGCCGATTGAAAAAGACGCGCTCAATGGAGTCCGGGTGCGGGAATTCCTCGCCATCATTTATGCCTGGGTAGGCGAAAAGGGGTTGGCCACCGAGCAACTGGAAGCGGTCACGAAATTTCCGGCTTCCTCGAGTTATGGGCAACTGCGCCTGCATCCCTACTGGGACCCGTTACGCGGAGATGCCCGTTTCGAAAAGATCGTGGCCTCCTTTGCCCCTCACGCGCCGAAAAAATGA
- a CDS encoding MarR family transcriptional regulator: MNSESRLSLNGTDQFRADAERLSHFILEMQRCFLLHLCKQLAPGNVSFPQYFLLAALDQKEILTMSAIAQKMGHTTAAASGLVDRLENLNYVVRSSAPEDRRKVMVCITAKGSALVRRIREEMVGNVMKVMSHLTPNEQKAWLQIYSKINDYCQAKEESQPAPRSKPRRSLLASRRFENGTR, from the coding sequence TTGAACTCCGAGTCACGCCTTAGCCTCAATGGCACCGACCAGTTCCGCGCCGATGCGGAACGCCTCTCGCACTTCATCCTCGAGATGCAGCGCTGCTTCCTTCTCCATCTCTGCAAGCAATTGGCGCCGGGAAACGTTTCGTTCCCGCAATACTTTCTTTTGGCGGCCCTGGACCAGAAAGAGATCCTCACCATGTCCGCCATCGCGCAAAAGATGGGACACACCACCGCGGCGGCCAGCGGGTTGGTGGATCGGCTGGAAAACTTGAATTACGTGGTGCGTTCGAGCGCTCCCGAGGATCGCCGCAAGGTCATGGTTTGCATCACCGCCAAAGGCTCGGCCCTGGTGCGACGGATTCGAGAAGAGATGGTGGGCAACGTTATGAAGGTGATGAGCCATCTCACGCCCAACGAACAGAAGGCGTGGCTCCAGATTTACTCCAAGATTAATGATTACTGCCAGGCCAAGGAGGAGTCCCAGCCGGCGCCGCGCAGTAAACCGCGACGAAGTCTGCTGGCTTCGCGGCGTTTCGAAAATGGAACGCGTTGA